Proteins from a genomic interval of Oceanispirochaeta crateris:
- a CDS encoding ArsB/NhaD family transporter, whose protein sequence is MIQLVLGVSFFILIFILISLEVINKTILALLGAVLFIALGILNEHMAYEEIDWNVIFLLIGMMVIVGITKKSGLFQYIAIKSAKAVHGDPVKILILFSIITAVLSALLDNVTTVLILTPVIILISVELGLNPIPFIISSALASNIGGMATLIGDPPNIMIGSAAGLGFTDFLVNLGPLALILMVMHACLILLFFKKDLNVSMERRARIMDFDENASIKDKTLLIKSLVVMFLVLLFFLLHGITGLEPSTIALGGAAVLMLIVGSEDVEEFFHEVEWSTIFFFIGLFIMVGGLVNLGVINFLAEKYLVLTKGDLFITSESIIWVSGFLSAFLDNIPYVATMIPLVERLSQDMGTNIDPVWWSLAIGACLGGNGTLIGASANVVSAGLSGRSGYKISFLEFTKYGMIIMICSLIVSSTYVYLRYLI, encoded by the coding sequence ATGATACAATTAGTTCTTGGAGTATCTTTTTTTATACTCATATTTATTCTGATTTCTCTGGAAGTCATCAATAAAACGATTCTGGCTCTCCTGGGAGCCGTCCTTTTTATAGCATTGGGCATCCTCAACGAACACATGGCCTATGAAGAGATTGACTGGAATGTTATCTTCCTTCTGATAGGAATGATGGTTATCGTGGGCATCACCAAGAAATCTGGTCTGTTTCAGTATATAGCCATCAAATCTGCCAAGGCTGTTCACGGTGATCCTGTTAAGATTCTGATCCTTTTTTCAATAATCACAGCAGTTCTTTCAGCTCTTCTGGACAATGTGACCACTGTCCTTATCCTGACACCTGTGATCATCCTGATTTCGGTGGAACTTGGCCTGAATCCCATCCCCTTTATTATCAGTTCTGCCCTGGCTTCCAATATTGGAGGAATGGCGACCCTCATCGGAGATCCGCCCAATATCATGATCGGCAGTGCTGCCGGACTCGGTTTTACGGACTTTCTGGTCAACCTTGGTCCTCTTGCCCTGATCCTCATGGTCATGCATGCCTGTTTGATCCTCCTGTTCTTCAAAAAAGATCTGAATGTGAGTATGGAAAGACGAGCACGTATTATGGACTTTGACGAAAATGCATCCATTAAGGATAAAACTCTGCTCATCAAGAGTTTGGTTGTCATGTTTCTAGTGCTCCTATTTTTTCTCCTCCATGGGATAACCGGGCTGGAACCCTCCACCATAGCTCTGGGAGGTGCGGCAGTTCTCATGTTGATTGTTGGATCCGAGGATGTTGAAGAGTTTTTCCATGAGGTAGAATGGTCCACTATATTCTTTTTCATCGGATTGTTTATTATGGTTGGAGGACTTGTCAATCTGGGTGTGATCAACTTTCTGGCCGAAAAATACCTTGTCTTGACCAAGGGTGATCTCTTTATTACCTCAGAATCGATCATTTGGGTCAGCGGATTTTTATCCGCCTTCTTGGACAATATTCCCTATGTGGCTACAATGATTCCCTTAGTGGAGCGTCTGAGCCAGGATATGGGTACCAATATCGATCCTGTCTGGTGGTCTCTAGCCATCGGAGCCTGTCTGGGAGGAAACGGAACACTCATTGGTGCATCAGCCAATGTGGTGAGCGCAGGCCTTTCTGGACGCAGCGGTTATAAAATTAGTTTTTTGGAGTTTACAAAGTATGGGATGATCATCATGATCTGTTCTCTGATTGTCTCCAGTACTTATGTTTATCTCAGATATCTGATATAG
- a CDS encoding SulP family inorganic anion transporter: MIKEEWTPKFFSLLKGGISPQQARQDVISGILVGIIALPLAIAFAIASGVSPDKGIITAIIAGFIISLLGGSRVQIGGPTGAFIVIVAGIIHQYGIEGLLIATVMAGIFLILMGLLKMGSLLKYIPQTLITGFTSGIAVIIFTTQIKDFLGIDVPGIPEPFLTKWLYYFRNLGKINPASLSIGLVTIFILMGLPKLTKKIPPAITAIILTTAVVKLAQIPVETIYTRFGNISFQMIKPGLPEFDMQTLGALVTPALSIAILGSLESLLSAVVADGMIGGSHRSNVELIAQGIANVVTPFFGGIPATGAIARTAANIKNGGRSPIAGIVHALTLLVIYVVAMPVVKFIPLATLAGILIVVSWNMGEFKEFSNIIRINRYEALVLLATFLLTLFTDLTIAIPVGFIMAVILFMKRMADSVEISPLLTSKAGDGKLFSNELGEHSENIIIYELNGPMFFGSVHHLLNINKEIKPNHSILILRFRYVPIVDASGLNKLKNIIRNLQKKDVKILYSGVNEMIIKKFLNQNIADESCLFKDIQSALAFAEESVKSNSSS; encoded by the coding sequence ATGATCAAAGAAGAATGGACACCAAAGTTTTTTTCCCTTTTAAAGGGAGGAATCAGTCCGCAACAGGCCAGACAGGATGTCATCTCGGGTATTTTGGTGGGGATCATTGCCCTGCCTCTGGCCATTGCTTTTGCCATTGCCTCGGGTGTTTCACCCGATAAGGGAATCATCACCGCCATCATTGCCGGTTTTATAATCTCCCTTCTGGGGGGAAGCCGTGTTCAAATAGGAGGTCCAACAGGGGCCTTCATTGTCATTGTTGCGGGGATTATCCACCAGTACGGCATAGAGGGACTTCTCATCGCCACAGTCATGGCCGGGATTTTTTTGATCCTTATGGGTCTACTGAAAATGGGTTCTCTCCTAAAATACATCCCCCAAACTCTCATCACTGGATTTACAAGCGGGATCGCCGTTATAATTTTCACAACCCAGATCAAAGACTTTCTAGGGATCGATGTTCCAGGAATTCCCGAACCCTTTCTGACAAAATGGTTGTATTATTTTCGGAACCTGGGAAAGATAAATCCTGCATCTCTGTCTATCGGCCTGGTAACCATCTTCATCCTTATGGGACTGCCCAAGTTGACAAAGAAGATACCCCCGGCTATCACAGCCATCATTCTCACCACGGCGGTCGTCAAACTAGCACAGATACCAGTCGAAACCATCTATACCCGCTTTGGCAATATTTCTTTTCAGATGATTAAGCCGGGGCTTCCAGAATTTGATATGCAGACTCTAGGGGCCCTGGTCACGCCCGCTCTTTCTATCGCCATTTTGGGTTCTCTGGAATCCCTGCTGTCTGCTGTTGTAGCAGATGGGATGATTGGTGGATCTCACCGCTCCAATGTTGAATTGATTGCTCAGGGAATCGCCAATGTGGTAACACCTTTTTTTGGTGGCATACCCGCAACAGGAGCCATAGCCCGAACTGCGGCTAATATCAAAAACGGGGGACGGAGTCCCATTGCAGGAATTGTCCATGCTCTGACACTCCTCGTCATCTATGTTGTGGCCATGCCTGTGGTAAAATTCATCCCCCTGGCTACCCTGGCAGGAATACTCATTGTTGTTTCCTGGAATATGGGAGAGTTCAAGGAGTTTTCAAATATAATAAGAATCAATAGATATGAAGCCCTGGTCCTGTTAGCGACCTTCTTGCTTACCCTCTTTACTGATTTGACCATTGCCATTCCCGTCGGTTTTATCATGGCCGTAATACTTTTTATGAAAAGGATGGCCGATTCAGTCGAGATATCTCCCCTTCTAACAAGTAAAGCGGGAGATGGAAAACTCTTCTCAAATGAATTGGGTGAACACTCAGAGAATATCATCATTTATGAGTTGAATGGCCCCATGTTCTTCGGCTCGGTCCATCACCTTTTGAACATCAATAAGGAAATAAAACCAAATCATTCCATTCTGATTCTAAGATTTCGCTACGTTCCGATTGTCGATGCTTCTGGTTTAAATAAACTCAAAAACATCATCCGAAATCTTCAAAAAAAAGATGTCAAAATACTCTATTCGGGTGTGAATGAAATGATCATCAAGAAGTTTTTGAATCAGAACATTGCCGATGAGTCATGCCTCTTCAAAGACATTCAATCGGCTCTGGCCTTTGCCGAAGAATCCGTTAAATCCAACTCTTCTTCTTGA
- a CDS encoding CBS domain-containing protein, which translates to MKLGSLIQKEYILTGDKYSSVMEAVDALIEIFAKNEKFPVSMEKIQEIVLERERLGGTVIPPGIAIPHGRIDGYEDILIGMWIPSKTLETDQGDVKVLMFFLTSKAGSSLYLPMLSSLGKYFGKEEFLDSLLGLSAQQIHDLLNTMDIKKEITIEDIMTVNPVSISKQTTLAQLADLFYQKNLSYIPVVDENNVQIGEVTIKDLFSRGIPDYVKRLGYVSFLKTLEPFEALLREEDRILVQEIMRPPSRKISKEASIIEAVMMITTKDVRHIPVIEDKKLVGMVCETDILKKVLRA; encoded by the coding sequence ATGAAATTAGGTTCATTGATTCAAAAAGAATACATCCTGACAGGAGATAAGTACTCATCTGTTATGGAAGCCGTTGATGCCCTCATTGAGATCTTTGCCAAAAATGAAAAGTTTCCCGTTTCTATGGAGAAGATTCAGGAGATCGTTCTGGAAAGAGAACGTCTGGGAGGCACTGTAATTCCTCCTGGAATAGCCATTCCACACGGGCGTATTGACGGATATGAGGATATTTTAATTGGCATGTGGATTCCCTCAAAGACTCTGGAAACGGATCAGGGAGATGTAAAAGTCCTGATGTTTTTTCTAACATCCAAGGCTGGTTCATCCCTCTACCTCCCCATGCTCTCCTCCCTTGGTAAATACTTCGGGAAAGAGGAGTTTTTGGATTCCCTTCTTGGCCTCTCGGCTCAACAAATCCATGACCTTCTCAATACGATGGATATAAAAAAAGAGATCACCATCGAAGACATTATGACCGTCAATCCTGTATCCATTAGCAAACAGACAACTCTGGCTCAGCTCGCCGACTTGTTCTATCAAAAGAATCTCAGTTATATCCCTGTGGTGGATGAAAACAATGTTCAGATTGGAGAAGTAACAATCAAAGATCTTTTCTCCCGGGGGATTCCCGACTATGTCAAAAGGCTGGGCTATGTGAGCTTCCTGAAAACTCTGGAGCCCTTTGAGGCCTTGTTGCGGGAGGAAGATAGAATTCTGGTTCAGGAAATCATGCGTCCCCCCAGTAGAAAGATCAGCAAAGAGGCGTCCATCATCGAAGCCGTGATGATGATAACCACAAAAGATGTCCGTCATATCCCCGTAATAGAAGACAAGAAACTGGTGGGTATGGTCTGTGAGACTGACATTTTAAAAAAAGTATTGAGGGCTTGA